The nucleotide sequence aagatcttcatcacttgacagatcaatgtcgtcattgcgcaggatggcagcagctgttagctctttgccagtgtgagacagaggcatcttggccttctggggcttggagacgcgtgataaatcttcagactgcacactgtcttcaggaggtgcagttgccaatggcttcgcccttgagatttttggtgaaggggctggctttgaagcttttggcttcttcaactgctttggcttcggcactgcaggcgcgtcatcagactcagtgtcagccgcaggctcattcactgcagtcccttgaaccaagatgtaggtgatgaggccttcaaggttggcgaaaggactgatgacattgggttctgcatgtcgtgtgccatctgcccttggtgctgagggaccagggttgaagtctaacccaaatttcttcttattctgcttcgctgagttttgggcaaactggaagttgcgcttgaacagattgtcgtcacgacaccagagtagtgacgacggatgtgcatcatcaggctgtggcccatggaccatgcatggatagaagctttgggcaatagctttaTCTCTGAACCTGGGTAgaaggttcttgtataagatgtctccccacggtcttttgatgacacttttctcagcatacttttgggttgtgaagcggtatttgaaccattgttctgcccaatagcgtcgaatccattggattcgggtcttgcgctgactataatcctcttcaggatctgtcttatacatttctgcgagttcatcaggcagatctctggatgttccgCCACGATGTTGTCTGCCCCCCTttcttgctgctttctctgaagccataaactttaacttgaagggcttcaatacgttcaaaggcttcaaaggctttctcttgctggaccaacaggaactggcttcaggagaatttatgtgatgttgtaagaattctgcaaatgaatacaGACTATGAGAatcaaaggattctcccacggacatgtacctgtgacagcattaaggtgcgaggggaggggagaggtcatatgcattctcagaagattttgaagataaatcagtttagaagacattgacctcatcgtgcgaagacattcactcatagataagaagttggttccagatttgtacgaatccacagatcagtacaagtgaggaatctaactactttgtgaagcacaagtgaatatactaggcatgttatgagatgcagtatgagagagatctagcttgtgtgaacagaaactgcttgtggtagaaagtgacagatcaataggatcaacggtgctgtaaaaagggagttttatttaccacactgagaactgctagacggagtgggagatgaggccgagcagttcactcttccgtgccctaacttggcgacggaggacacctatggcgacggcggagaggacgatgtccgcggtcggcgtgaagacggcgtcggagaggttgcggcagcgaagcgcttcgtcgccggcgtcgtcgagagctagcggtggcgctagggttcgtgcgagggtggaagaagagatagtgaccgctgtgagtgtgtatttataggcacaggggcggcactgtgctattacataggtgcccctggcgattcgcatctgaggaacacgtggccagtatgcggaattttggggtttgttccacgtcccacgcacgcctggattgtcgggtggtcgttcctacttctccggatttcatgtggaggaatgagcattgaaaacggacttaatggttgtctctgtatcttctgctgacaaggacgcagagaagacattcgacagtttcaatagaatgcatatgacttggagagatagagtttgagatagaaagcatagagaagttggggtccgatcacattcacttagttcaaaagattcaacacgaagacatactataagtgaatgatgtagaggacagaacactagcatatatgtatgtgtgtgtgtgtgtgtatatatatatatatatatataatcaatataatgaagataatcatgaaaatatgttgagatcgaagccaaaccaaatgtgaagacattgcaaggtaacgccatgagcgaaacacttcaaaatagaacgtttggtggtggcgttacccaccgtataggaagtattagacccagacacggcgcacaattatcgtggcgctctgaagtcaaattccatattaatgtattcacacttagaatgtatgtcttcattgattgaagatatacttcacttcgtgtgttgcacatctaagtcatcaatatgcataagggttaggatgtgtgcctgatcacaggacatttgagaattccaggatatttagctcacaccgtaacttgcaaaacctcttctcatccaagggcttggtgaagatatctgccaattgctcttcagtgttgacgtgtatgatatcaatgtcttccttcacaacatgatctctgagaaagtgatgacgaatttcaatgtgctttgtcttcgagtgctgaactgggttgttcgcaatcttgatggtgctttcgttgtcgcagtaaagtggcacttgcttcagatgaatgtcatagtccttgagtgtttgcttcatccacagaagctgagcgcagcaagatccagcagcaatgtattcagattcagcagtggagagagatacacagttttgcttctttgaagaccaacatacaagtgatcgtcccagaaagtgacatgtgcctgatgtagacttgcgatcaactttgtcaccagcataatcagcatccgagaatccaaccagatcaaactctgagccctttggataccataatcctagagttggggtgtgagccaaatatcgaagaattcgcttcacagctaagtgatgcgactcctttggtgccgcttgaaatcgagcacacatgcagacactaagcataatatctggcctagatgcacatagataaaataaagaaccaatcatggagcggtataccttttgatcgaactctttaccattgtcgtcaggacccagatgatgtttggctggcattggtgttgtgaagtctttacagtcttgcataccgaacttcttcaggcaatctttgagatacttctcttgagatatgaagatgccattgcgttgttgtcgtatttgaagaccaaggaagaacttcagctcatccatcatggacatctgatattgctcttgcatcatatatccaaactcttcactgtacttctgatttgtgcagccgaagataatgtcatccacatatatttagcacacaaacaattcaccatcatatgtctttgtgaaaagagtgggatctagggaaccaggtatgaaacCTTTGCATTTACAGCTGGACAGTGACtaatttttgtattcatttgtgtttgtattcatgacaagtttgtattgcattatttaagtttgctacggtgatttgaataattatttataATGCAAATGGTTATTTGTTTGATTTGAATAATTCAGTTTGTTTTCGATTGTTGAATTATGTTAGATTTGGTATTTGCGGGctgatgatatgcgggatgcagctGCGCAAAAAGCAAAACCcgcatagccgacccgtaaaaaagcatatttcaCGAATATACTTTTTTACAGATCCGTTTGGGGGGTATGCATCTGTGCcagcccgcgccggcccgcaaaagctATTTTGCGCGAgttgcaaacgcgttttgcgggccggcgggatgcggggtctgctagaattGCTCTTAGTGGTACATGTTTATGTGTTTTTAGCATTCTCGGTTTGCTTTGTGCTGTATTTTTCTTTGATCCGATTTCTTGTATCATTTGGCCCTATGGTGAAAGTCTATTTCTTCAAAAGAAGGATCAAAAGACTCGTGAGCTGACCTACAGTTTGTCTACCTAAAGACTCGTCATATGGGAATCCTTGATCTGCAAACCATGAAGCAAAGACTACTGTGCGAGTTGCTTTGGAAACTGCAAACAATTACTGTAATGTGGCAAAATATGGTAAATACATTATGAGGAAAACACTGTCTCAAATGCAGAGAGGAAATTCTGGATCTCTTTTTTTGGCCAAGCATTGTCAGCGTGAATCACATTTTTCAAACAGTACATCACAAGAATTGTGGGCAATGGAGAAAAAACCTTATTTTGGGAGGATGGTTGGCATGCGCATTTATGTAATCAATTTgtgcatttttttttctttctctaagCTACAAACTGTCAAAGAGATTATGGAGAAGTCTGGTTGATGAATCGTATGTGCGATGGCTGGATCTCCCAAACTGTCAAAGTAATGATCCCAAGGATTTCCCGAAGTAATGATCGCTGGATTGGTTTAAAACACATCACGGTTTAAAATGGTGGGGCGCAGATCGCATTCCCAATTCTTGTGATCAGAAAAGGTTGAGGGATATATTCGAGGATAAGCCCTCCATCGTTTCTCTCCACAGAACGGATTCAATGTCTGGAAATCCAGCAGCCACGGCCTCGGCGGGGTCGCTCGCCGAGGCGCCCGTGCCTGTCGCCGCCGGCGAGCGCGGCCTGTCCGTGTCGCAGGCCATGTCAAAAGTCATGGAGAAGGGCAAGGTATGTTAGTACGTAACTACAGTGACATGCAGCATGTGCATGCATACATATGCGTAGGGGTCGATGGATTGGCGTATGGATGTTGAGGGCTCACCGCTGCGTGCTCgggcatgcacgcatgcatgcagacGGCGTTCATCCCGTACATCACCGCCGGCGACCCCGAcctggcgacgacggcggcggcgctgaggCTCCTCGACGCCCTGGGCGCGGACGTCGTCGAGCTCGGCATGCCCTTCTCGGATGCCTCCGCCGACGGGGCCGTCATCAAGGCCTCCGCGGCGCGCGCGCTGGCCGCTGGCGCGACGGCTGACGCCATCATGGCGATGCTGAAGGAGGTGACACCGCAGCTTTCCTGCCCCGTGGTGATCTTCTCTTACTTCAGCCCCATTGCACAGCGAGGGATggcgagcttcgccgccgccgtcaAGGAAGCCGGCGTGAAAGGTAATTAAACCGGCAGACTACGTATCAGTGCTAATCTCAAACCCATACACATTTTAATCTCTAGTTAATGACATTACGCGGACTCTTAAAAATGCTTTCAGTGATCATGATATGTTACTGTAAAATCTAAATGCTAACCTGAAACCAAGATATCCATCTTTTTTATGCTGGAAGAATGTTTGTTGCCTGCATCTGCAAGTCTGCATCATCGACGGATGTACACAGCCTCATATGCATCCGTATGTGTTTCAGGTCTTATAGTACCCGATCTTCCTTACGCCGAGACAAGTGCTTTCAGGGATGAAGCCATCAAAAACGAGCTAGAGCTGGTAATATAACTACAAGTAGCTTAATTCAACCATCAACAATTAGCATTTCATATCAGTGAAATAAAGCAGCTTGTCGAAACAAATCAAGTTTACTAGTAGCATCAATTATTATTACTAAGTAAAATATGGAATTAATGTTTGCAGGTGCTACTTACAACACCATCTACGCCGTCGGAGAGGATGAAGGAGATCACTGAAGCTTCAGGAGGCTTCATTTACCTTGTACGTTTCTGGGGATACACATAAGAATCATAACCTGTTTGTTAACTGGGCATGGTAATTCCACACAAAAAAGGGCATGATGATTAAAATTTAACTATAATTATTGCACTTTTTTGGGCAAAGGAAGGCAAAAGCCTTTAGGACATCTGCATCTTTGGGTGTACAGAGCCACTCATAATAACATTATATGCAGGTAAGTGTCGACGGAGTTACAGGTGCCCGTCCAACCGTGAACCCGCGCGTTGAGAGTCTTCTTAAGGAGATTAAGCAGGTTTACCCGATATAAATACCTTTTTCAATTTAGTGGTAAATAAATGATGGCATGCATGCTAATGTGGTTTTGATTGCTTGCAGGTCACTGACAAGGCAGTGGCTGTTGGCTTTGGAATTTCGACCCCTGACCATGTTAAGCAGGTAGAAACTTATTTTACTACTACATTGGAACATTCACCATAAATTATTACTATGATGTTTGTATACAAAAGTTAGCAATTACAGTTTTGGATATGTACTAATTCTACATGAGAAACAGATTGCAGAGTGGGGTGCGGATGGAGTGATCATCGGGAGTGCAATGGTGAAGCAGTTGGGTGAAGCGACTTCTCCAGAAGAAGGGTTGAAAAGGTTGGAAGTCTATGCCAGGGGCTTGAAGGATGTACTGCCATGATATATGAACGAGTGAATTCCATTTTACCCCGTGTTTCATGTCTGTGGCAAATTTTACCCCATTTAGCAGACCTTTTACATTTTTATCCAATTTAAGCAAAATTGTGACACTAATTATTTGAATATATTTGTTAGTGCCCGGCCAGAGATTATGGACAACCCTCGATTCTATGATTTTGGTCCAGGCTCACTCATCATCGCAAATATTCCGCTTAATCAAACTCTAACTAAGAGCAACTACAGCCATACTTGGCAAATGGGGCCCCGTAAACGTTCACGGACGCGCCTGGCTAGTGGCTGGGCATGTTCGTTTTCAGCCCCTATTTAGCCGTTCATAGCGCCACATTCCTGAGAGAggggaaaaaagaaagagaaaaggtggtCCGGGTTGGGCCGCGTCCTATGTGGCAGACTGACCGGACGTGTTCGTGAGCTCTCATATCCTTTCTACATTTGTCCTTAATACGAGGGTTTGCAGACAGCCTGGACGTATAGGGATGATATGAGGTGTCTGGTTGGATCACTTTTGTTTCTTCTCTTTTCTGTCCGGTCACTGACTGGACGCGTCGGCGAATGTTTGAGGGGCACTTGAGTGTGCCAGATGTAGATGCTCTAACACACTTAGACATCTATGTCTTGATCCATTGCTGCTGTTGTTCAAGATGATGCCGCGTTATTTGACCATTAAATTTCTCCTTGATTCCTGCTGCCAAAAGCAGAGCGTCCGCAATGGTCCAGTGAGTGCTACAAGTTGGCCTAGTTCATCTAGTCTTTTAAAATGAGAAAATAAGAGAGACTCTGCCCGTCCCCCGCGTCGCTCCTCCAGGGGCGACACGGGCGGAAGCCCCAAATCCCGCCGTCGGCCTCCCCTCCTTCCTGCCCTCTCCCCTCGCCACCGTCGAAGGACATGGCCGGGCGAAGCCCGTCGCCtggacggcggt is from Triticum aestivum cultivar Chinese Spring chromosome 3A, IWGSC CS RefSeq v2.1, whole genome shotgun sequence and encodes:
- the LOC123057652 gene encoding indole-3-glycerol phosphate lyase, chloroplastic, whose amino-acid sequence is MSGNPAATASAGSLAEAPVPVAAGERGLSVSQAMSKVMEKGKTAFIPYITAGDPDLATTAAALRLLDALGADVVELGMPFSDASADGAVIKASAARALAAGATADAIMAMLKEVTPQLSCPVVIFSYFSPIAQRGMASFAAAVKEAGVKGLIVPDLPYAETSAFRDEAIKNELELVLLTTPSTPSERMKEITEASGGFIYLVSVDGVTGARPTVNPRVESLLKEIKQVTDKAVAVGFGISTPDHVKQIAEWGADGVIIGSAMVKQLGEATSPEEGLKRLEVYARGLKDVLP